A single region of the Lactobacillus xylocopicola genome encodes:
- the era gene encoding GTPase Era, with the protein MAENTKNKSGFVALVGRPNVGKSTLMNYLVGQKVAITSNKPQTTRNKISGIYTTTNMQVVFVDTPGVFKPHLELDQYMDQASLSVLNGVDLILFMVEPEEIGAGNEYIIELLKKTAVPVLLLINKVDQVHPNELLPLIDAYRHLNIFKEFLPISATQGIGITDLTQVLYKYLPEGPNYYDPDQITDRPEYFMVAELIREQLLQLTAEEVPHAAAVWVERMNQHEKNKLQIEATIYVEKSGQKGIIIGKGGKMLKQIGINARKQIENLLGEKVNLRLWVKVQRNWRSDPRFLKQIGYSKKDLS; encoded by the coding sequence ATGGCTGAAAACACAAAAAATAAATCCGGTTTTGTAGCGCTAGTTGGGCGCCCCAATGTAGGCAAGTCGACGTTAATGAATTATTTAGTGGGCCAAAAGGTAGCGATTACTTCGAATAAGCCGCAAACAACCCGGAATAAGATTTCTGGTATCTACACGACTACCAACATGCAGGTTGTTTTTGTTGATACACCGGGTGTTTTTAAGCCACACTTGGAACTCGATCAATACATGGACCAGGCCAGTCTGTCTGTTCTTAACGGCGTCGATTTAATTTTGTTCATGGTTGAACCAGAAGAGATTGGGGCAGGAAACGAATATATTATCGAGCTTTTGAAGAAGACTGCGGTACCAGTGCTGCTTTTGATTAACAAGGTCGACCAGGTCCACCCCAACGAATTACTCCCATTAATCGATGCTTACCGCCACCTAAACATCTTCAAGGAATTCTTGCCCATTTCAGCTACTCAGGGGATCGGTATTACGGACTTAACCCAGGTGCTGTACAAGTACTTGCCAGAAGGACCCAACTACTATGATCCTGACCAAATTACCGACCGACCGGAATATTTTATGGTGGCTGAATTAATTCGCGAGCAACTACTCCAACTAACTGCTGAGGAAGTTCCTCATGCTGCGGCCGTTTGGGTTGAACGGATGAATCAACATGAAAAGAATAAGCTACAAATTGAGGCGACGATTTATGTTGAAAAAAGCGGGCAAAAAGGGATTATTATTGGCAAAGGAGGCAAAATGCTCAAGCAGATTGGCATTAATGCGCGCAAGCAAATTGAAAATTTGTTAGGTGAAAAGGTCAATCTCCGTTTGTGGGTCAAGGTCCAGCGCAACTGGCGTTCGGATCCGAGGTTTTTGAAGCAGATTGGTTATAGTAAAAAGGATCTTTCGTGA
- a CDS encoding PhoH family protein yields MSQTNFIPRNPENIQKLVGVNDSNLNLLAENYDVSVVDTGSQITIAGDEAPTNKVLAVLRALDQVVSAKINISAPDVVSAMKMADKGTTEYFPDLYQQILIRDAKGRPVRVKNMGQKRYVEAIAKNDVVFGIGPAGTGKTFIAVVCAIAAFKRGEVSRIVLTRPAVEAGESLGFLPGDLKEKVDPYLRPIYDSLYAILGTNTTDHLMERGVIEVAPLAYMRGRTLDDAFVILDEAQNTTDAQMKMFLTRLGFNSKMIVNGDMTQVDLPGRQHSGLIDAQHILKQINQVKFIHFSANDVVRHPVVAKIINAYEQEEEQS; encoded by the coding sequence TTGTCCCAAACCAATTTTATTCCTAGAAATCCAGAAAATATTCAAAAACTAGTTGGAGTAAATGATAGCAACTTAAACCTGCTAGCTGAAAATTACGACGTCAGTGTCGTCGATACAGGCAGCCAAATTACCATTGCGGGCGATGAAGCCCCAACTAACAAAGTTCTTGCGGTCTTGCGGGCTCTAGACCAGGTCGTGAGCGCCAAGATTAACATTAGTGCCCCTGACGTAGTTAGTGCAATGAAAATGGCAGATAAGGGGACTACCGAATATTTTCCTGACCTCTACCAGCAAATTTTAATTCGGGATGCTAAAGGCCGCCCGGTTAGAGTCAAAAATATGGGCCAGAAGCGGTACGTTGAAGCCATTGCCAAAAATGATGTCGTCTTTGGCATTGGGCCAGCTGGAACTGGTAAGACTTTCATTGCGGTTGTCTGTGCCATTGCAGCCTTTAAGCGGGGCGAAGTTTCACGCATTGTGTTGACCCGACCAGCTGTTGAGGCTGGTGAGTCCTTAGGCTTTTTGCCGGGAGACTTGAAGGAAAAAGTCGATCCCTACTTGCGGCCAATCTATGACTCCCTCTATGCCATTTTGGGGACCAACACCACCGACCACTTGATGGAACGCGGCGTGATTGAAGTTGCGCCGTTAGCCTACATGCGTGGCCGGACTTTAGATGATGCTTTTGTTATCTTGGATGAAGCCCAAAATACCACTGATGCGCAGATGAAGATGTTTTTGACGCGGCTGGGCTTCAATTCCAAAATGATTGTCAATGGCGATATGACTCAGGTTGACTTACCTGGCCGGCAGCACAGTGGCTTAATCGATGCACAGCACATTTTAAAGCAAATTAACCAGGTCAAATTTATTCACTTTTCTGCAAATGATGTTGTGCGTCACCCGGTTGTTGCCAAGATAATTAACGCTTATGAACAGGAAGAAGAACAAAGTTGA
- the recO gene encoding DNA repair protein RecO: MARELKEVQGIVFKRQKYHEADLLAKIMTQNNGIITMIARGALKPKSKLSAALLNFSYGTYVLYTSGQGLSTLRTYKNIKQFDGLFSDLTKNAYASFILDLIDHAFTEYQSLGKYNDLAVFALQKIDQGADAEMITQIVQMQLLAAYGVEPELRHCLVCGRDQGDFDYSIKQGGILCSQHFFTDADRLHLNPKETAVLRTIGLLPYERLGSIQISKNIKHSTRKAIDRIYQDTIDLNLKTKKFLDELNLFV; this comes from the coding sequence ATGGCACGTGAACTGAAGGAAGTTCAGGGGATTGTTTTTAAGCGGCAAAAGTACCATGAAGCGGATTTATTAGCAAAAATCATGACCCAAAACAACGGCATCATTACCATGATCGCCCGGGGAGCTTTGAAGCCAAAGTCAAAGTTGAGCGCTGCTTTGCTCAATTTTTCTTATGGAACTTACGTGCTTTATACCTCAGGCCAGGGGCTCAGCACGCTGCGTACCTACAAAAACATCAAGCAATTTGACGGGCTTTTTAGCGATCTGACTAAAAATGCTTATGCCTCATTCATCCTTGACCTCATTGACCACGCCTTTACTGAATACCAAAGTTTAGGTAAGTACAATGACTTGGCTGTTTTTGCCCTGCAAAAAATCGACCAGGGGGCAGATGCCGAAATGATTACCCAAATAGTACAGATGCAGTTGCTAGCAGCATACGGCGTTGAACCGGAATTGCGCCACTGCCTTGTTTGTGGCCGTGACCAGGGGGATTTCGATTACTCGATTAAGCAGGGAGGTATCTTATGTAGCCAGCACTTTTTTACAGATGCTGATCGCCTACATTTAAATCCCAAAGAAACAGCGGTTCTAAGAACAATTGGGCTGCTCCCGTATGAGCGCCTGGGTTCAATCCAAATCAGTAAGAATATCAAGCACAGTACCCGCAAGGCAATCGATCGGATCTACCAAGATACAATTGACCTGAATTTGAAGACTAAGAAATTTTTAGATGAATTGAATTTATTTGTCTAG
- the ybeY gene encoding rRNA maturation RNase YbeY, protein MAPLDITYNDEVGFLQDQEHDWQNWIDELLILAKKEVAPATNLEMSVNFIAEARSQAINREYRGQDRPTDVISFAIEDGEDQLDLAVFGQDADFYQDIGDLFLCPPVINRHSKEYGTGWDREFGYTLVHGFLHLNGYDHIDPNEAKEMFGIQGSVLEKYGLPLYPDQLDQGRGK, encoded by the coding sequence ATGGCTCCACTTGATATTACTTATAATGACGAAGTTGGCTTTTTGCAAGATCAGGAGCACGATTGGCAGAACTGGATTGATGAACTACTCATACTTGCCAAAAAAGAAGTAGCCCCCGCAACCAATCTGGAAATGAGCGTTAACTTTATCGCTGAAGCACGTAGTCAGGCAATTAACCGGGAATATCGCGGGCAAGATCGACCGACCGATGTTATCTCGTTTGCCATTGAAGATGGTGAAGACCAGCTTGACCTGGCTGTTTTTGGCCAAGACGCGGATTTTTACCAGGACATCGGCGATTTATTTCTGTGTCCTCCAGTAATTAACCGGCATAGTAAAGAATATGGTACGGGGTGGGACCGTGAATTTGGCTATACCCTAGTTCACGGCTTTCTGCATTTAAACGGTTATGATCATATTGACCCAAATGAAGCAAAGGAAATGTTTGGTATCCAGGGGAGCGTCCTAGAAAAGTACGGACTTCCCCTGTATCCAGACCAGTTAGACCAAGGTAGAGGTAAATAA
- the glyQ gene encoding glycine--tRNA ligase subunit alpha translates to MTKKKLTIQEMIFKLEEFWSSKGCLVMPSYDVEKGAGTMSPYTFLRAVGPEPWAACYVEPSRRPADGRYGDNPNRLFQHHQFQVVIKPAPADIQQYYLDSLQVLGINPLEHDIRFVEDNWENPSMGCAGVGWEVWLDGMEVSQFTYFQVVGELEVKPTMSEITYGLERLASYIQDVNSVFDLQWNDNVLYRDIFKEAEYENSKYAFEKSNQADLVEFFDIYERTAKELIGLSLVQPAYDYILKCSHTFNLLDARGAVSVTERAGYLARIRNLAHEVAVAYVEEREKRGFPLLKNAEDKKAGLDYD, encoded by the coding sequence ATGACAAAGAAAAAATTAACTATTCAAGAAATGATTTTTAAATTGGAAGAATTTTGGTCTTCCAAGGGCTGCTTGGTAATGCCTTCCTACGATGTTGAAAAGGGGGCAGGTACAATGAGTCCCTATACCTTTTTACGTGCAGTCGGGCCCGAACCTTGGGCAGCTTGCTATGTCGAGCCCTCAAGACGACCTGCAGATGGCCGCTACGGGGACAACCCGAACCGGTTATTCCAACACCACCAATTTCAGGTGGTTATTAAGCCTGCTCCAGCAGATATTCAACAGTATTATTTGGATAGCCTGCAAGTGTTAGGCATTAACCCGCTAGAGCATGACATTCGGTTCGTAGAAGACAACTGGGAAAATCCGTCAATGGGATGTGCCGGAGTAGGTTGGGAAGTTTGGTTGGACGGCATGGAAGTTAGCCAGTTCACTTATTTCCAGGTAGTCGGCGAATTAGAGGTTAAACCCACGATGAGTGAAATCACTTATGGACTTGAGCGGCTGGCCTCCTATATTCAAGATGTAAATTCCGTTTTTGACCTGCAGTGGAATGACAACGTGCTCTACCGTGACATTTTTAAGGAAGCTGAATATGAAAATTCCAAGTATGCTTTTGAAAAATCTAACCAGGCTGATCTCGTGGAATTTTTTGATATTTATGAACGAACGGCTAAAGAATTAATCGGGTTAAGCTTGGTACAACCAGCTTACGACTATATTTTAAAATGTTCACACACCTTTAACTTGCTAGACGCACGCGGAGCAGTCTCCGTGACCGAACGTGCCGGCTATTTGGCCAGAATTAGAAATCTGGCTCATGAAGTAGCAGTGGCTTATGTTGAAGAACGTGAAAAACGTGGCTTCCCACTGTTAAAGAATGCAGAAGATAAGAAAGCAGGTCTTGATTATGACTAA
- a CDS encoding GatB/YqeY domain-containing protein has product MSLLEQITADLKDAMKERDQIKLNTVRLIKSALMNEQIKVEHELNADEELTVLNREKKQREESIAEYTKGGRTDLVEETKKELAIVTNYLPQQLSAAELAKLVATTITAVGAQGKSDFGKVMQALMPKIKGKADGKAAAKAVQDQLS; this is encoded by the coding sequence GTGAGCTTATTGGAACAGATTACAGCTGATCTGAAGGATGCCATGAAAGAGCGCGATCAGATCAAACTAAACACAGTGCGCCTGATCAAGTCGGCCTTGATGAATGAACAAATCAAGGTTGAACATGAATTGAATGCTGATGAAGAGCTGACGGTACTTAACCGTGAAAAAAAGCAGCGGGAAGAGTCAATTGCAGAATATACCAAGGGTGGCCGCACAGACTTAGTTGAAGAAACTAAAAAAGAGTTGGCGATTGTCACAAATTATTTGCCCCAGCAGTTGTCTGCGGCTGAACTTGCTAAACTCGTGGCTACAACCATAACTGCAGTTGGCGCCCAGGGGAAGTCTGACTTCGGCAAAGTTATGCAGGCGTTAATGCCCAAAATCAAGGGTAAGGCAGATGGCAAAGCTGCTGCTAAGGCAGTTCAAGATCAATTAAGTTAA
- the rpsU gene encoding 30S ribosomal protein S21 gives MAKTVVHENESIDDALRRFKRSVSRSGTLQEYRKREFYEKPSVRRKLKSEAARKRKHY, from the coding sequence ATGGCCAAGACAGTCGTTCACGAAAACGAGTCTATTGATGATGCTCTTCGTCGTTTTAAACGTTCCGTTTCCAGAAGTGGTACTTTGCAAGAATACCGTAAGCGCGAATTCTACGAAAAACCTAGCGTACGTAGAAAGCTTAAATCTGAAGCAGCTCGCAAACGCAAACATTATTAG
- the dnaG gene encoding DNA primase, which translates to MAGLIPEQTIAKVRDNINIVNVISQYVSLEKKGKDYVGLCPFHEEKTPSFTVNEGKQFFKCFGCGKGGNVFNFLMEQENLTFPESVQKAADLAHIEIEEFAQQKAKYSNVLIKINEAAADFYHRVLASTNAGKRGLDYAQERDLSADIIDHFRIGYAPKQNNLLLTYLRGHHYQDKDLLDSGLFVQSKAGEMFDRFRDRLMFPLTNEGDYVIGFSGRRLTKDKTEAKYINSPETKLFEKSKVLFHFAEAKKAARSEGHLILYEGYLDVIAAYKAGVKSGIASMGTSLTDQQVYMLRRITNNIIINYDGDEAGIHAEERAAKMFAQTGGFNLGIVVLPEKLDPDDYVKKYGSAKYLDEVKGALTPTDFFLKRLTQKYNLDNDREKLAYLDEAIRAIAQLPNPVEQDLYLDKVAREQNVARDSLKVNLLRYRRQNNMAQRRKTVPLAADLAEQANYAPASETAVRANDPVQTRLLYLFMHSDHARDYLLQQQFLFPDQDYQNLAELWLNFCAEQEKPTVNSFLNFIPEQLQGIIVNAEMTDMPQDFSDREIDEQVNALKRRRVNAELREQLSKLQDAKRKMDTEEIMAITQKILQLKRIQG; encoded by the coding sequence ATGGCTGGATTAATCCCAGAGCAAACAATTGCTAAAGTCCGTGATAATATCAATATTGTCAACGTCATCAGCCAATACGTATCTCTTGAGAAGAAGGGTAAGGACTATGTGGGCCTCTGTCCTTTTCACGAAGAAAAAACTCCTTCTTTTACCGTTAACGAGGGGAAGCAATTCTTTAAATGCTTTGGCTGCGGTAAGGGCGGTAATGTGTTCAACTTTTTGATGGAACAGGAAAACCTGACCTTTCCCGAAAGCGTACAGAAAGCGGCAGATCTAGCCCATATTGAAATTGAGGAATTTGCCCAGCAAAAGGCTAAATATTCCAATGTGCTAATTAAAATCAACGAGGCGGCAGCTGACTTCTATCACCGCGTGTTGGCTTCAACTAATGCAGGTAAACGCGGGCTCGATTATGCCCAGGAACGGGATCTCAGTGCGGACATCATCGATCATTTTCGAATTGGCTACGCGCCCAAGCAGAATAACCTGCTTTTGACCTACTTGCGGGGACATCACTATCAGGATAAGGACCTGCTAGATAGTGGTCTCTTTGTCCAAAGCAAAGCGGGGGAAATGTTTGATCGCTTCCGTGACCGGCTGATGTTTCCGTTAACCAATGAAGGTGACTACGTCATCGGCTTTTCCGGTCGCCGACTGACTAAAGACAAGACCGAGGCTAAATATATTAACAGCCCTGAAACCAAGCTCTTTGAAAAGTCTAAGGTTCTCTTTCATTTTGCTGAGGCGAAAAAAGCGGCACGCAGTGAAGGACACTTGATTCTCTATGAAGGTTATCTGGACGTGATTGCAGCCTACAAGGCTGGGGTTAAGTCTGGCATTGCCTCAATGGGAACCAGTCTGACGGACCAGCAAGTGTATATGCTGCGTCGGATTACTAATAATATTATTATCAACTATGATGGTGATGAAGCAGGTATCCACGCTGAGGAGCGGGCGGCCAAAATGTTTGCTCAAACGGGTGGTTTTAACTTGGGAATTGTTGTTTTGCCGGAAAAGTTGGATCCCGATGACTACGTCAAAAAATACGGCAGTGCCAAGTACCTCGATGAAGTTAAGGGTGCACTGACGCCGACTGACTTTTTTTTAAAACGCTTGACGCAAAAATACAACCTGGACAATGACCGAGAAAAACTAGCCTACTTGGATGAGGCAATTAGAGCAATTGCCCAACTACCAAATCCGGTTGAGCAAGATTTATACCTAGACAAAGTAGCCCGAGAACAGAACGTTGCACGTGATTCGCTCAAGGTCAACCTGTTGCGCTATCGGCGCCAAAATAATATGGCTCAAAGACGTAAAACCGTCCCATTAGCAGCAGACCTAGCCGAACAAGCAAATTATGCACCAGCAAGCGAAACAGCGGTCCGGGCTAATGATCCAGTACAAACGCGCTTGCTTTACCTGTTCATGCATTCTGACCACGCGCGTGACTATCTGTTGCAGCAGCAGTTTTTGTTTCCCGACCAGGATTACCAGAACTTGGCTGAATTATGGTTAAATTTTTGTGCAGAACAGGAAAAACCAACCGTCAATAGTTTTTTAAATTTTATTCCTGAGCAACTTCAAGGTATAATAGTAAATGCTGAAATGACAGACATGCCCCAGGATTTTTCTGATCGCGAAATTGATGAACAAGTAAACGCCTTAAAAAGACGCCGCGTTAATGCTGAATTGCGTGAGCAGCTAAGCAAGTTGCAGGACGCAAAAAGAAAAATGGATACGGAAGAAATTATGGCGATTACGCAGAAAATTTTGCAGTTAAAAAGAATTCAGGGTTAA
- a CDS encoding pyruvate, water dikinase regulatory protein translates to MVEETPKKEVNIVIISDSAGDTAFNNAVAAAAQFPDAQVNYRRYPFIFNQEKLTETLAEIVQFPNLVIIYSLAKDEMQIPIIRFVREHHIESVDILSPAMEAIQKITGLHPQNKVGAQHKMNQKYFDRISAIEFAVMYDDGKDPKGFLEADVVLLGVSRTSKTPLSLFLANKNIKVANLPLVPDTHIPKEIYQIDAKKIIGLTNDLSVLNEFRRQRMISYGLNPDTVYSNTDAIKNELNSAQKLYDELGCYVINVAHRSIEETAALIMKHLGIEE, encoded by the coding sequence ATGGTTGAAGAAACACCAAAAAAAGAAGTCAACATCGTTATTATCTCTGATTCTGCTGGCGATACCGCCTTTAACAATGCAGTGGCCGCTGCGGCCCAATTCCCTGACGCACAGGTCAATTACCGGCGCTATCCCTTCATTTTTAACCAAGAAAAATTAACTGAAACACTTGCCGAAATAGTCCAGTTTCCTAACCTGGTAATTATCTATAGCCTGGCTAAGGATGAGATGCAAATTCCGATTATCCGCTTCGTGCGCGAGCACCATATTGAGAGCGTGGACATTCTTTCTCCAGCTATGGAAGCAATTCAAAAAATAACTGGGCTCCACCCCCAAAACAAGGTTGGCGCCCAGCACAAAATGAACCAGAAGTATTTTGACCGCATTTCAGCCATTGAGTTTGCGGTGATGTACGATGATGGTAAGGATCCCAAGGGCTTTTTAGAGGCTGATGTGGTTCTCCTAGGCGTGTCCAGAACTTCTAAGACCCCCCTGTCACTCTTTTTAGCCAATAAAAACATTAAGGTGGCCAACCTTCCTCTAGTTCCTGATACCCATATTCCTAAGGAAATTTACCAAATTGATGCCAAAAAAATCATTGGTCTAACCAATGACCTGTCCGTCTTAAATGAATTTAGGCGGCAACGGATGATTTCTTATGGGCTAAATCCAGATACGGTGTATTCCAACACAGATGCAATCAAAAATGAACTCAATTCGGCGCAAAAGCTTTATGATGAATTAGGCTGCTATGTGATTAATGTTGCCCACCGCTCAATCGAGGAAACGGCGGCCTTAATCATGAAGCACTTAGGAATTGAGGAATAG
- the glyS gene encoding glycine--tRNA ligase subunit beta — protein sequence MTKDYLFEVGIEEMPAHVVTSSVNQLAAKTKKFLQENDLSFKEIKTFSTPRRLTILVEDLAEKQDDIDEVKKGPAKKIALDAEQNWTKAAQGFVRGQGMTTDDIYFEELKGTEYAYIHLQKTGKKANEILMGMSDVVKTLTFPTKMRWDSQDFEFVRPLHWLVSLYGSEVIPVKILDITAGRKTEGHRFLGDSVVLANAGDYQDALKDQFVVVDANKRKEMIVDQMKDLVQQNNWKIKLDQNLLEEVTNLVEYPTVFAGSFDEKYLQMPQEVLITSMKDNQRYFEVYNQAGQLINHFISIRNGTRDFLDNVVSGNEKVLVARLDDAQFFYDEDRKYPLSHFVQKLANVSFHDKVGSMAEKMQRVRIIGEFLAQRWELDEQTLADFDRVSEIYKFDLVTQMVGEFAELQGVMGMHYASLAGEKADVALAIKEHYMPKTAEGELPQSVVGSLLAIADKLDTIITFFAAGMVPSSSNDPYALRRYAYGIVRILLNQQWSLPFNEVLPELVRALDGQTPAKMPKTDDQDEEIASFIRDRINQYLQKNKFKYDIIDAVLASSQQDPIQILAAANVLQLHHDDNQFKPVVESLIRINNILKKAQYQGQTMVEPRLFTNSSEQELYDAVEKLRTISDLTDLYDAFVDLQPIINHYFETNLIMDKDEAQKNNRLAQLNTVAQLTEQLGDLSKLVIK from the coding sequence ATGACTAAAGACTATTTGTTTGAAGTTGGTATAGAAGAGATGCCAGCTCACGTGGTAACCAGCAGTGTTAATCAGTTGGCAGCCAAAACGAAAAAATTTCTTCAGGAAAATGACTTATCCTTTAAAGAAATTAAAACCTTTTCAACGCCGCGGCGGCTAACCATCCTGGTTGAAGACTTAGCAGAAAAGCAGGATGACATTGATGAGGTCAAAAAGGGCCCCGCAAAAAAGATTGCGCTCGACGCGGAGCAGAATTGGACTAAGGCGGCTCAAGGCTTTGTTCGCGGTCAAGGGATGACGACGGACGATATTTACTTCGAAGAACTCAAGGGAACTGAGTACGCCTACATTCATCTCCAAAAAACGGGTAAAAAGGCCAATGAAATTCTTATGGGGATGAGCGATGTAGTTAAAACGCTAACTTTTCCGACTAAGATGCGTTGGGACTCACAGGACTTCGAGTTTGTGCGACCACTGCACTGGTTAGTTTCCCTGTATGGTAGCGAAGTAATTCCCGTTAAAATTCTGGATATTACGGCCGGCCGTAAAACCGAGGGCCATCGCTTCTTAGGTGATTCGGTTGTCTTGGCAAACGCTGGGGACTACCAGGATGCACTTAAAGACCAGTTTGTAGTTGTAGATGCTAATAAGCGCAAGGAAATGATTGTGGACCAGATGAAGGACCTGGTCCAGCAAAATAACTGGAAAATCAAACTTGACCAGAACCTGCTTGAAGAAGTGACCAACCTGGTGGAATACCCCACTGTTTTTGCCGGTTCCTTTGATGAGAAGTATTTGCAGATGCCCCAAGAAGTACTGATCACCTCAATGAAGGATAACCAGCGCTATTTCGAGGTCTATAACCAGGCAGGGCAATTGATCAACCACTTTATTTCAATCCGTAATGGTACCCGGGACTTTTTAGATAATGTTGTTTCCGGTAATGAAAAGGTGTTAGTTGCTCGACTTGATGACGCCCAATTCTTTTATGATGAAGACCGTAAATATCCGCTGAGCCATTTTGTCCAAAAATTAGCTAATGTATCCTTCCATGACAAGGTTGGATCAATGGCCGAAAAAATGCAGCGCGTGCGCATCATTGGTGAATTCCTGGCCCAGCGGTGGGAACTGGACGAGCAAACTTTAGCTGACTTTGACCGGGTAAGTGAAATATACAAGTTTGACCTTGTAACCCAAATGGTCGGTGAATTTGCGGAACTTCAAGGCGTCATGGGTATGCACTATGCAAGTCTGGCCGGAGAGAAGGCTGACGTTGCTTTGGCAATTAAAGAGCACTACATGCCGAAAACGGCAGAAGGTGAACTACCACAGTCGGTGGTTGGCTCGTTATTGGCAATTGCAGACAAGCTGGATACAATCATTACCTTTTTTGCCGCCGGAATGGTCCCCAGCTCATCCAACGATCCATACGCCCTTAGACGCTATGCCTATGGGATTGTCCGCATCCTGCTGAACCAACAGTGGTCCTTGCCATTCAATGAAGTTCTACCGGAACTAGTGCGTGCTCTTGATGGGCAAACGCCGGCTAAGATGCCGAAAACGGATGATCAGGACGAAGAAATCGCCTCCTTCATTCGCGATCGCATCAACCAGTACCTGCAAAAGAATAAGTTCAAGTATGACATTATCGATGCCGTCTTAGCTTCCAGCCAGCAAGATCCAATTCAGATTTTGGCAGCGGCTAACGTTCTGCAATTACACCATGATGACAACCAATTCAAACCGGTTGTTGAAAGTCTAATTCGGATCAATAACATCTTGAAAAAAGCCCAATACCAAGGACAAACTATGGTTGAGCCAAGGTTGTTTACCAACAGCAGTGAGCAAGAGCTCTACGATGCTGTTGAAAAGCTGCGGACCATCAGTGATTTAACGGACCTGTATGATGCTTTTGTGGACCTCCAACCAATAATCAACCACTACTTCGAAACTAACCTAATTATGGACAAAGATGAAGCACAAAAGAACAACCGGCTAGCTCAACTTAATACAGTGGCTCAGCTGACTGAGCAGCTAGGTGACCTAAGTAAGCTGGTAATTAAATAA
- the rpoD gene encoding RNA polymerase sigma factor RpoD, with amino-acid sequence MVEKKKTSKKEELSLDQLVKQVVKDVKKDKAITETEFVDRLVTPYDLEGKAVDQLVQEFEDNGISIVDDQGEPSKLALKKQKDVEKAELKDMSAPSSVRMNDPVRMYLKEIGRVPLLKADQEISLAKRIEKGDEEAKQELAEANLRLVVSIAKRYVGRGMSFLDLIQEGNMGLMKAVDKFDYSLGFKFSTYATWWIRQAITRAIADQARTIRIPVHMVETINKLIRIQRQLLQDLGREPTPEEIGAEMDMPTAKVRDILKIAQEPVSLETPIGEEDDSHLGDFIKDKDATSPEQHASYEMLKEQLEQVLDTLTDREENVLRLRFGLDDGRTRTLEEVGKVFGVTRERIRQIEAKALRKLRHPSRSNQLRDFLD; translated from the coding sequence GTGGTAGAAAAGAAAAAAACCAGCAAAAAAGAAGAACTATCTTTAGATCAGCTAGTTAAACAGGTGGTCAAAGACGTTAAAAAGGATAAGGCGATTACCGAAACCGAATTTGTTGACCGTCTAGTCACACCATATGATCTAGAAGGTAAGGCCGTTGACCAACTGGTGCAAGAGTTTGAAGATAATGGCATCAGTATCGTAGACGACCAGGGCGAACCTTCTAAGCTTGCCCTAAAAAAACAAAAAGACGTTGAAAAAGCAGAATTAAAGGATATGTCGGCACCATCGAGTGTCCGCATGAATGATCCGGTCCGCATGTACTTAAAGGAAATTGGACGGGTACCGCTACTTAAAGCGGACCAAGAAATTTCTCTGGCCAAGCGCATTGAGAAGGGCGATGAAGAAGCCAAGCAAGAATTAGCTGAGGCTAACTTGCGTCTGGTTGTTTCAATTGCTAAACGCTATGTCGGACGTGGAATGTCTTTCTTGGACTTGATTCAAGAAGGAAATATGGGGCTAATGAAGGCTGTAGACAAGTTTGACTATAGTCTCGGCTTCAAATTCTCAACATATGCTACCTGGTGGATTCGGCAAGCGATTACCCGTGCGATTGCCGATCAAGCCCGGACAATCAGAATTCCCGTTCATATGGTTGAAACCATCAACAAGTTAATTAGGATCCAACGACAGTTACTGCAAGATTTGGGCCGAGAACCAACACCAGAAGAAATTGGTGCTGAAATGGACATGCCAACCGCCAAGGTGCGCGACATCTTGAAGATCGCGCAGGAGCCCGTTTCACTGGAAACCCCAATCGGTGAAGAAGACGATTCACACTTGGGTGACTTTATCAAAGACAAGGATGCAACCAGTCCAGAGCAACATGCTTCCTATGAGATGCTTAAGGAACAACTGGAACAAGTGCTTGATACGTTGACCGATCGAGAGGAAAATGTTTTGCGCCTGCGTTTTGGCCTTGATGATGGTCGAACCAGAACTCTGGAAGAAGTTGGGAAAGTTTTTGGTGTTACCCGTGAACGAATCCGGCAAATTGAAGCCAAGGCTTTGCGCAAGTTGCGCCACCCAAGTCGCTCCAACCAACTGCGTGACTTTTTAGATTAA